In Sphingopyxis macrogoltabida, the sequence GGCCGCAATTATCAAACGAGCGCCGTCCTCCCCTCACCGCTACGCGATCGCTACACGCTCGTTCAGGGCAAGATCGGCTATGATCTCGATTTCGCCGAACTCACCACTTCGGCAAGCTGGATCGACCGGCGCAATGTGACACAATTCGATATTTCGGACGCCTTCGTCCCCGTCCTCGTGGGCGGTTTCGGCCTGCCGCCCGGCTTCATCGACCAGATCGGGATCGTCGCGACGACCGACTATGAAATCTTCAACAGCGAAATACGGCTGGCATCGCAGAGCGACGGGCCGCTCGGCTGGCAGTTCGGGGCGTCGTACAACAGCACGAACATTCACCAATATGGCGGGACGTTCACCGCGCCCGGCTCGCTCCCCTTTGCGATCATCGCCAGCGACGATTTCCGCGAGAACAAGGCCTTCACCCTTTACGGCGAGGCGAATTACGCCTTTACACCGCAATTGAAGGCCATCGTCGGGGTGCGCTATTATCGCGAACACAAGCAGCGCGACGTGCGCAGCACCAACTTCGGCCTCACGACGACCGATACCGGCGACGCGACGTTCGAAACGGTCAATCCGCGCGTCAACGTCAGCTATGAATTCACGCCCAACTCGATGGTCTATGCCAATGTCGCGAAGGGCTTTCGCAGCGGCGGCTTCAACCAGACCTCGGCTGGCGGCGGCATCATCGACGTTCCCCCGTCGTACGAGCCCGACAAGATCTGGACCTATGAACTGGGCACCAAGCATCAGTTGTTCGGGAACAAGCTGATCCTCGACGCCAGCGTCTATCGCAGCCTATGGTCGGACGTGCAGTCGAACAATTTCGCTCCCGGCGGCGTGGTCATCATCATCAACAATTCGGGGCATGTGTCGGGCTGGGGCGTCGACCTTTCGGCGACCGTGCGCCCGGTGCGGGACCTGACGCTGTCCGCAACCTATGGCTGGAACAACCTGAAGTTCGACGAAGCGACCGCCGACAAGGCGCCCGGCGATCCGGTCGACGCGGCGGTACGCAACAGCTGGTCGGCTTCGTTCGACTATCGCCCGCAGCTTTCGGACAATGTCACCGGCATCTTCCGCGTCGATTACCAGCATGCCGGCAAGGGCCAGTTCACCCTCCGCAATCAGCCGGTCCCGGTAATCGAACGGCCGCGCCGCGACATCGTCAATCTGCGCGTCGGCGTGGCCGCAGGCCCGGTCGAGGTCGCGCTGTTCGCGAACAACCTGTTCGACGAGGATGCGCCGGTCATCATCGGCCCCTTCTCGCTCTTCTCCGAAAATGTCGAACAGCGTCCGCGCGTGATCGGAATCAGCGCGAGCGGGCGATTCTGAACAGGGATAATGTCATCCGGCATCGGTTCCCCACCACACGGACCCGCTGCATCTGCTAAAGCTGGACGAGCACAGACGATGAGGAAGGCGAAGGCATGAAGCAGTCGGCGAGCGATGCGGATACGTGGGGCAAACTCTCGTCATGACCGGTTTGGCTCACTCCGAAATGCCCGCCGCCACAAAAGCCGGCGATCATGCGGACGGCGCGGGGGCGAAAGCGCCCGCGTCGGCATGGTATGCGCTCGCGATCCTGATCGGCACCACCCTGTTCGCCTTCGTCGACCGGCAGATCATCAACCTGATCGCACCGTCGTTGCAACGCGATCTCAATATCAGCGACCTGCAACTCGGCATGTTGCAAGGCCTTGGCTTCGCCTTCTTCGCCAGCCTCGCCGCCTATCCGATCGGCTGGCTTTCCGATCGCTTCGGTCGCCGCCTCGTCCTCGGCTGCTGCATCATGGTCTGGTCGATCTCGACCGCAGCCTGCGCATTCCAGACAAGTTTCACGGGGATTTTCGCGGCCGCAGCAGGCATTGCGATCGGCGAGGCGGCGCTGACCCCGGTCATCTTCTCGATGCTGCCCGACCTGTTCCCCGAACGCCAGCGCAACACCGCCAATTTCATCTTCTTCGCCGTCGCCCTGCTGGGCGCCGCGCTGGGCCTCGCGCTGGGCGGCGTGACGCTGGACCTGCTCGAGACGAACCACGGCTCCCTGCCGGCGTTCTTTGCGAGCATGGATAGCTGGCGGGTCGCGCTGATCCTTGTCGCCGCCCCCGGACCGCTCTTTGTCCTGCTGCTGTCGACGATCCGGATGACGAGCAATTCAGGCCGCGTCGCTGCGGAGGGCGAACCCGCCCTGAACAATATCCTGCCCTTCCTCCGCGAGCACTGGCGCGCGATCGCATGTATTTACGGCGCCATCTTTGCCTACAGCCTCCCGCTTGGCGCGGTGGGTGCCTGGTTGCCCGTCGCGATGCCGCGTGCCTTCGAGGGGATCGATGCGGCGTCGGTCGGCGTCCAGCTCGGAATCGCGATGGGGGTGGGCTCGATCGCCGGCCTGATCATGGCGCCGATCGGCATCAAGCTGCTGCGCGGCGACGCCGACCTCAAGCCCCTGCGGACAGCCCGCTTC encodes:
- a CDS encoding TonB-dependent receptor produces the protein MTKWIAALMAGTALLPVAAYAQDTVSGVAESTDSLPGDIIVTAQRYKQRLQDVPLSVSAVSGDELAARGTTDLKDLQYSVPGFSTYETGAGRSTVQLRGIATTIGSSTVGVYFDETPLALDTISDGFNVRMLDLERVEVLRGPQATLYGQGSMGGTIRYIPAAPRLDAVSGSFNGEYSTTRYGADNYKAVGVLNLPLTTDVAGIRLVAGYERIGGFIDNVTTGENNVNSADIYTVRGSFLLQPTDRFSLSLMGLYQKIDQANQDNGRNYQTSAVLPSPLRDRYTLVQGKIGYDLDFAELTTSASWIDRRNVTQFDISDAFVPVLVGGFGLPPGFIDQIGIVATTDYEIFNSEIRLASQSDGPLGWQFGASYNSTNIHQYGGTFTAPGSLPFAIIASDDFRENKAFTLYGEANYAFTPQLKAIVGVRYYREHKQRDVRSTNFGLTTTDTGDATFETVNPRVNVSYEFTPNSMVYANVAKGFRSGGFNQTSAGGGIIDVPPSYEPDKIWTYELGTKHQLFGNKLILDASVYRSLWSDVQSNNFAPGGVVIIINNSGHVSGWGVDLSATVRPVRDLTLSATYGWNNLKFDEATADKAPGDPVDAAVRNSWSASFDYRPQLSDNVTGIFRVDYQHAGKGQFTLRNQPVPVIERPRRDIVNLRVGVAAGPVEVALFANNLFDEDAPVIIGPFSLFSENVEQRPRVIGISASGRF
- a CDS encoding MFS transporter; this encodes MTGLAHSEMPAATKAGDHADGAGAKAPASAWYALAILIGTTLFAFVDRQIINLIAPSLQRDLNISDLQLGMLQGLGFAFFASLAAYPIGWLSDRFGRRLVLGCCIMVWSISTAACAFQTSFTGIFAAAAGIAIGEAALTPVIFSMLPDLFPERQRNTANFIFFAVALLGAALGLALGGVTLDLLETNHGSLPAFFASMDSWRVALILVAAPGPLFVLLLSTIRMTSNSGRVAAEGEPALNNILPFLREHWRAIACIYGAIFAYSLPLGAVGAWLPVAMPRAFEGIDAASVGVQLGIAMGVGSIAGLIMAPIGIKLLRGDADLKPLRTARFYLTVASLPTLFILFAWQPWQIYAAVGVQVALLLATGALMPGVLQQLSPPHLRSRLLSLLGISGAIATGLAPMIVGAMSGLLDPDRGLLTAMVLVGLPAWIVAAILMSMARRPFVTTIAAIRG